GTTCCTCCTGGGTTCCTCGATGCCCAGTTTctccatcacctcctcctccagagTCTTGAGGGAGGCCGTGTAAGTCTTCTCCAGGGTGTCCTCCGGACTGGTGTCCTTAGGGCAGTCTGGGATGGCAGACACCAACCAATAAGGGGATTTCAAAATTAGGGGTGGTTAATTCAGAAGAAAGGGTATACTTACACTAAGTACACAGCATGTAGCTGACCCAAATCACCTAACCAGTCTATAATCTGGTACACATCACCCTAGTAATTGTTCTGTGATTGACTGTTACGAAAATGCACTGATGAAGGAAAAAGTTTGTtggcttgattgaaccatattaTGCAGTAAATGTAAGCGATTGGTTGAAACAGCGAGCCCTGTTTTCGTAGTGTGTGATCGGTCACTTTTTTGTGATATTGCGATGATTTTACTGTTTTATGCGGTAATTGATCAAATTTGCGGAGTATCGTtgactttgaaaaaaaaacatctaaaaatGCCATGGCAGAATCGCTAAATTATGGAGGGACTGCAAAAGGATCCTAATCATAGGCCAAATTCTGACTAGAGACGCAGGGAACTGTTAACTTCAGCACAATTCTCACATTGCTATAATACAattatttaaaggcccagtggagTCGAAATTaagttttcctgtgttttattgtGTAATAACAGCTAATGAAACTAGCACTGtacaagtatatatatatatatatatttttttaatcagtgTTATTttctgatagttgctggttgaaaatacaatctacacaggaccttctaattagtaggttttgcatgggtggagttaAGGCCTGCCTGGTGATTTCACAAGGCGGTatatgttaaaggcccagtgccgGCCAAAATGTGATTTAtcctgtgtgttatatatatttccactctAGAGtggtttgaaaagaccgcctgcaatttcagcctgttttggtgggatggagttttggtaaattagttaatagaccaataagaaagacctCTCTGCCaccaacagctagttttcagttttccccttccCGCTCAGATCAGTCCCAAACATTCCTAGTAattttcttgcttgagaaattgctctttgctaagaattttaattgaaaatcattacagtaagttacttaattgttactcagaaatgatttgatacgGAGATAAAAATAGCTGGATTGGGCCTTTAAAGGGGCATTCTGAAGTTGCTACCAAATTTTGCTACCAAatcccattgattcttgaaaataTAACTTattaatgcctcatgagcttagttcaactgtcataccccatcagaagccAAAAGGTAAgcctgttttactccaatgtttgtaaacaaagtaaatgtgaacaaacatttacataaacacattttttaaattagaatgttgatatcatggacaGTTTGCATCCATAACTCTGTGAAtaaatttgagtggttacatttctccagtcccatccctcagcttttaccaAAACAATGGCGGAGactacgctttgttattgtttcaactgctgattaccGCTTTAAACAAATAAAGGTGTTCCTTATACATCACCCAGACCAGCTTGTGTCCTGCTTTTCCACTCACTCATCTTCACCCAAATTGTTGACAAGCTTGACTCTCATTCACAAAAGCTCCCTCTCAACCTCATCAATCCATCTAGATTTCTTTGCTCCTCCTCTAGCCTTTGTTCCTTCCTCCCCAAACGCAGACTCACCCTTCCACTGCTGCGGTACGATACCGTCTCTGCGCTGGAACACTGGTTTGGGGACAATGCGGCCCGTCCTGAGGGAGACGCgcaccttctccccctcctctgtgAACCTCCACTCCACCTCAGTGGGTTTCCTGTTGGAGCAACAGACAGAAGTCAGGTTTGGTATTAAACTCAGGACTAAAGTAGTCAAGATCAGTCAGGGTTCAAGTCAAAGCATTCACTAATCATAAACTATTTAAATACAATAGAAATGTGGGTACATCTGTGCACAAAAATACTACTTATTGCACCATTAAATCCAAGCCCTGCACATAAAATCTACTGAAAATCTAAACTAAACTCTGAGCATGGACACAAACCCTGGTTGTAGATAGTTACTGGGTGAGCAGGCTATTGTTCCGCTTCTGTTTTGCATGGGGGTTTTCTGCACCACCCTGTGGTAAAGGTTTGAATACCATGAGACTTTTCCACTGAAGCCCTGGTTAACTGAATCAGTTATTTCAGTATTGGACTGTTaccaaagcctgcacacccagcaaCTATCTAGAAACAGGTTTGGTGATCATAGGCTTAGACAAATGTTAAAATCTGGACCTCCCCATAATGCACTGGGACTCACCTGTCAGTAGGGTCGACAAGTGAGATGTCTCGGATTAGAAGGGGAGCCTCGCTGGCAATATAGGTCCCCCGGTAACCTGCAGTTTTCCCAATGTACCTGAAATGCTAAAATTGAGAAATACTTGGTTCATTTAATCTATTCAAACATTGCAGAGATAACAGAACTTCAATTATTGTTGAAATCAATGTTGATCGTTTGTAACGCAGCCTAAAAAGAGCCATATTCTTTTTTAATAATATAAAGTGGGGTTCAACATAAAACATACCATACTTGTTTATCATCATAGTCCAAAACATGACAATGGATTCTCACTAAATTCACTGTAATGATGGTAGCAAAATAAATTACTGGATGGCATTAAGTCTAGTTTGTGAGTTGTAGGATCCTATGGTTCTAGCGATGAAACCGGGCCCTGGTCTTTGCAACTGTAGCTTGGCCTGTGAAGCCATTGAAAAGGCTACCCAGATTCAAAGACAGTGCACTAGAAACCAGTATGATAAAAATATTAGAAGGAAGCCCATCAAGCATTTATGAAGCTCCTCATTGGTAGTAGGGACAGTTTtctaaaatgcaaaaataaaataaatatgtgaCTACGCAACAACAACCATAGCTGGCACTATATCAAGTgggttatacagtatgtatagaaAATATTATACAACTGTTGGGTGTTTATACTGAATGTAGTGTATGAATGTCT
This genomic window from Salvelinus sp. IW2-2015 linkage group LG30, ASM291031v2, whole genome shotgun sequence contains:
- the mrpl24 gene encoding large ribosomal subunit protein uL24m, with product MRLTAILSMAAKAAFPKDYRYGTSRPWTIAAKRLNPPGKKRRKVFIEPIAYEDWSVFKGDTVEILSGKDKGKQGKVAQVFRHRNWVILDGLNTHFRYIGKTAGYRGTYIASEAPLLIRDISLVDPTDRKPTEVEWRFTEEGEKVRVSLRTGRIVPKPVFQRRDGIVPQQWKDCPKDTSPEDTLEKTYTASLKTLEEEVMEKLGIEEPRRNRKTYWY